A window of the Diorhabda carinulata isolate Delta chromosome 1, icDioCari1.1, whole genome shotgun sequence genome harbors these coding sequences:
- the LOC130901631 gene encoding uncharacterized protein LOC130901631 codes for MTGRGKGGKGLGKGGAKRHRKVLRDNIQGITKPAIRRLARRGGVKRISGLIYEETRGVLKVFLENVIRDAVTYTEHAKRKTVTAMDVVYALKRQGRTLYGNKRKIMTGRGKGGKGLGKGGAKRHRKVLRDNIQGITKPAIRRLARRGGVKRISGLIYEETRGVLKVFLENVIRDAVTYTEHAKRKTVTAMDVVYALKRQGRTLYGFGG; via the exons atgaccggtcgtggaaaaggtggtaaaggacttggaaaagggggtgcaaaacgacaccgaaaagttttacgtgataatatccaaggaattaccaaacctgctattagaagattagctagacgtggaggagtaaaacgtatatcgggattaatttacgaagaaactcgtggagttttgaaagtgtttttggaaaatgttattagagatgccgtaacatacactgaacatgctaaaagaaaaacggtaacggctatggatgttgtttatgctttaaaacgtcaaggtcgtactttatatggt aacaaaagaaaaataatgaccggtcgtggaaaaggtggtaaaggacttggaaaagggggtgcaaaacgacaccgaaaagttttacgtgataatatccaaggaattaccaaacctgctattagaagattagctagacgtggaggagtaaaacgtatatcgggattaatttacgaagaaactcgtggagttttgaaagtgtttttggaaaatgttattagagatgccgtaacatacactgaacatgctaaaagaaaaacggtaacggctatggatgttgtttatgctttaaaacgtcaaggtcgtactttatatggttttggtggttaa
- the LOC130901639 gene encoding uncharacterized protein LOC130901639, with product MTNNLPSQIKIGSWNTGGLRTNQNTMGVILEEDYDIFALQETKLPGDTHRFTWPGYNVYRDDINGRSGGTAILAKKELCQHRINSPDGLLSMEATIVVIITSYGDIRMISAYVRPETTIHEEDVLAVLPDGKKGIIIGDLNAKSPAWYSSRRNRQGRNLEKIIEDHPSYQAIGPVRPTHYPPNGGRPEVIDIAVLRDMTMPVEIRTIDGGDAHSPIVVTIGSGNRQAGRTVRKTNWEKFRRLTGQLLGPITEIRNKEKLEEQVCFSEEALSEAIERSTTMTIADKYGRFKNISDDLRNLIRKKNRIARRAQETRTPEERKGREMKQEIQEKLQEHRSEEWNRRIKELDPQKPVLWNISKVLREERKPMPPIHGSNGMAYTDKEKAEELKNTMELQFTLNEHPDEDMDFSDMIEENINEYLEDEEDQETLGFATPMEVKELLKFASARKTPVIDGISNRALKNMPKNVWHTFRT from the coding sequence ATGACAAACAACCTTCCTAGTCAAATAAAGATCGGCTCGTGGAACACAGGAGGACTACGAACAAACCAAAACACTATGGGAGTGATCTTGGAGGAAGATTACGATATCTTCGCTCTACAAGAAACGAAATTGCCAGGTGACACACACAGATTCACCTGGCCAGGCTACAACGTTTATAGAGACGATATAAACGGACGCTCCGGAGGCACAGCGATCTTAGCGAAAAAAGAGTTGTGCCAACACCGAATAAACTCACCGGACGGACTACTTAGCATGGAGGCAACAATAGTAGTCATTATAACATCATACGGCGATATTAGAATGATATCAGCATACGTACGGCCTGAGACTACAATACACGAGGAAGACGTGCTAGCAGTACTCCCAGATGGTAAAAAAGGCATCATCATAGGAGATCTGAATGCCAAGTCCCCTGCGTGGTACAGCTCAAGAAGAAACAGACAAGGAAGAAACTTGGAGAAGATCATAGAAGATCACCCATCCTATCAAGCGATAGGACCAGTAAGACCGACACACTACCCACCAAATGGAGGAAGGCCCGAGGTTATAGACATCGCCGTGTTGAGAGACATGACGATGCCTGTAGAAATCCGGACCATAGACGGCGGCGACGCTCATTCACCAATCGTCGTCACCATCGGTAGCGGCAACAGACAAGCAGGAAGAACCGTGAGAAAAACCAACTGGGAGAAATTCAGAAGGCTAACAGGACAGCTGTTAGGACCAATCACGGAAATAAGAAACAAAGAGAAGCTAGAAGAACAGGTCTGTTTCTCCGAAGAAGCACTATCAGAAGCGATAGAACGAAGTACCACAATGACTATAGCAGACAAATACGgcagattcaaaaatataagcGACGATCTGAGAAATCTGATTAGGAAGAAAAATCGAATAGCTAGAAGAGCCCAAGAGACACGAACGCCAGAAGAAAGGAAAGGCAGGGAAATGAAAcaggaaattcaagaaaaattacagGAACACAGAAGCGAGGAATGGAACAGAAGGATAAAAGAATTAGATCCGCAAAAACCCGTATTATGGAacatatctaaagtgctaagagaagaaagaaaaccAATGCCGCCAATACACGGAAGCAACGGGATGGCGTATACAGACAAAGAGAAAGCAGAAGAGCTGAAAAACACGATGGAACTTCAGTTTACACTGAACGAGCATCCCGACGAAGACATGGACTTCTCAGACATGATAGAAGAAAATATCAACGAATATCTAGAAGACGAGGAGGATCAAGAAACCCTAGGATTCGCAACACCGATGGAAGTGAAGGAATTACTCAAGTTCGCATCAGCAAGGAAGACTCCGGTAATAGACGGAATCTCAAACAGAGCGCTGAAAaacatgccaaaaaacgtatgGCATACCTTTCGAACATAA